CTCCGCGACGACGGTGCCGTGGCAGTGGACGAGGACCGCGAGACCAGCGTCTCGGGCGTCTACGCCGTCGGCGACCTGACCCACGGTCAGAATCAGACGCCCATCGCCATCGGCGACGGCGCGTACGCCGGCATCGCGCTCCACAAGGACCTCAGGCAATTCCCGGTCGCACCCGACGAACTCGACCGCGTCCCCGACCTCGGGGTGCCCGCGATGCCCGACGACCTCCGCGCGCGGATGTGGCGCGTTCGGGCGGCCGACGAACACGCGGGGATGACGCCGCCGGACGAGTGAGACCCGACTCAGACGACCCTGTTCGTCATCTCGTCGCCAGACTCCACGCGCTCGACGTTCTGCCTGACTAACCACGCGATGTGTCGGAAGTAGTCCCGCTCGGCCGCGGCGCGGTGAGGCGTCACGAGAACCTCCTCGAAGTCCCAGAGCGGCGAATCCTCCGGCAGGGGTTCCTCCTCGAATACGTCCAGTCCCGCGCCGGCTATCTCGCCGTCGCGGAGCGCGGCGACCAGTTCGTCCTGCACGACCACCGGCCCGCGGGCGACGTTGACGAGGTAGGCGTCGTCGCGCATCGCAGCGAACTCGTCGGCTCCGACCATCCCGGTGGTCTCGTCGGTCAGCGGGACCGCCAGCGCGACGAACCGGGCGTCCGCGACGGCCTCGTGGAGGTCGTCGGGCGTGTAGACCGCTTCGGTGTGGGGCGTGGGTTCGCCCGAACGCCGGACGCCGACCACGTCCATCCCGAGGGCGTCGGCGCGTTCGGCGATTCCTCGGCCGAGGGTGCCGAGTCCGACGACGCAGAGGCGCTCGCCGTCGAGCGTGAACGGGTCGTCCCACGCGGGGTGGCGCCACTCGCGGTCCTCCTGCGCGCGGACGTAGGTGTGGAGGCGGCGCGCGAACGACAGCATCAGGCCGACCGCGAACTCGCCGACGGAGGTGTCGTGGATGCCGGTGCTGTTGGTCAGGGTGACGCCCCGCTCTTCGAGGACGTCCAGCGGGAAGCGGTCGTACCCGGCCTGAATCGAGTGAATCCAGTCGAGGTCCGCGTCGAGGAAGGCGTCGGAGTACGCGAAGGTCACGACCGCGTCGCAGTCGCCGAGTTCGTCGTCACCGACGACCGGGACCGCGACCCGCGGGTCGCTTTGCTCCCCGCTCGTGTCCGAGGCGCGACGCGCCTCGCTACCGAGGTCGTCGAGCGCGTCGCGGAGTCGTTCCGGTGGGAAGACGGCGCTCACGGAGTCGTGGATGCCGAGACGGCGTACCTGCATGGCTGACTGTCCGGAGTCTCGGCGGTTGAATCTTCGGGTCGGGGAACTATCGACTGTCTCGCGGGACGACTTCACTCGGTTGCCCGGACTCGTCACTACTGTCCGGCGTATCGAGACCCAGTCCTCCCCGCAGAAACCACCGTGCCGTGAATTATCGAACGGTGGCTCGGTGAAAGTTCCTCGTCACAAGGGGCTCGGAGGGGGTAACTTTCTTCATCGCCACCGGGTAGTGCTACCGCCCGGAGCGTGATGAATCCATCCTTGTCGGACGCGGGCGAGAGCGTTCTACGACCGGCCCGCCTCGCGACAGCGGAAGTTCGCGAAGGTCCGTTCCGGCGAGACCTCGTCCACCGAAACCGACTCGACGCGGAACCCGGCCGCTTCGAGCAACCCCCGCGCCTCGCTCTCGGAGACGTGATACTCTACCGTCGTCGCGTCCCACTTCTCGACTTCGACCGGTCCGTCGCCGAGTTTGAATCCGACTCTCGCGACCCCGCCGGGCCGAAGCACGCGCACGAACTCGCTCAGCGCCGTCTCCATCTCCTCCGGCGGGACGAAGAACAGTGACGCGGGACACCAGAGACCGTCGAACCGGTCGCTCTCGAACCCGAGTCGGCGGACGTCCATCTGGAGGTATCGGCCGGGACGGTTCTCGCGGGCGTACTCGACCATGCCGCGTGCGAGGTCGATGCCGACCGGGTCGAGACCGCGGGTCAGGAAGTACTCCACGTCACGGCCGGGTCCGCACCCCGCGTCGAGGACGGCCGGACCGTCGAGCGACTCGACGAACGAGTCGAGGAGGTCGCGGAACGTCTCCGGTAACGCGTCGAGTCCGGTGTCGGCGTCGAAGTCGGCCGCGTACTGGTCGTAGAGGTCTGCGGGCGGTACCGGCATCGGTACGACTTCGAGGCGCGCCGAGTTGAGTGTTCGGCCGGAGTCGTTCCGGGCCGCCGTCACTCGCCGTCGCGCCACGCCGAGAGCGCCCGGAGTTCGTCGGCGACCGCCGAGACTCCGCTCTCGTCCAGCACGCCGCGCTCGGTAATCACGCCCGAGAGCAGGTCCGCGGGCGTCACGTCGAACGTCGGGTTCAGCGCCTCGACTTCGGCGTCGCCGTCGTACACCGCTCGGGCGTCGCCCGCCTCCAGATGCACCGCGTCGTCGGTCCGGACCTTGTCGCTGGCCGCGACCGTGTACGCCGGAACACCCTCTCTCTCTGCGGCCAGCGCGGCCCCGCGCGTCCCGGTCTTGTTCACCACCCGCCCGTCGGGCAGGACGGCGTCGGCACCGACGAGTAGCGCGTCCACGTTTTCGGTCGCCAGCACGTGCGCGACGGCGGCGTCGGTGTGGAGCGTCACGTCCGGCCCCTCCGGGTCCGCGGCCAGTCGCTCGGCGACGCCGACGCCTTCCCGGGCCGGACGCGACTCGGCGACGAACGCGCGGTCGGCCGCGGGGAGCGCGTCGAAGACGGTCCCCGAGCGAGAGAGCGTCAGCACGGTTCCGCCCCGAATCTCCGCCGCGGCGTTCGCGGCGGCCCGCTCGTCCACCCGGTAGGCGCGCTCGATGCCCTCGCGGGCGGCGCGTTCGACGGCCATCGCGGCGGTCTCGTCGTCAGCCTCGTCGTCGGCCGCGTCGCTCGCCGCCGCCATCGCGCGATTCACGCGGTTGCCGACCGCGGCCATGCTCGGCCGGGCGTCGAGCAGTCGCTCGGCGAGGGCGGCGAGTTGGGACCACCCGCCGTTCCCCTGCACGGCGAACGACCCCGCCCGGTCACGCAGGACTTCGAGCGCCCGGACCGAGAGAGAGGCCGACCCGCGGTCCTCGTCCTCGGCGACCTGCTGGACGGTGGGCGCGACCCGCGAGTAGGCGGTCCAGAGGTTCGGCACGGTGTCGCGCCGGAGGATTTCGGTCGGATGAACCCACTCGGACTCGTCGGTCTCCCAGTCGGTCTCGGCGTCCCGGTGCTCGCAGTCGAACAGGTAGGGGTGGACGACCCAGCGCGTTCCGAGTTCTTCGTCCTCGAACTCGAAGGCCGTGCCCTTGCGAGCGAGCGTGCAGGCGTCGAGCAGGCCGGTCTCCTCGGCTATCTCCTCGCGGGCCGCGGCGTCCTCGCGGGCGTCGGCGGGCGAGGGTTCGGAGGACGCGGTCCGGCCTCCGGCGTCGGGGTCGCCCTCGGCGTGGCCCGCCACGCCGCCCCACTTACCGGGGTAGGAACCGACCGCCTCGGAGCGCCGCAGCAACAGCACCTCACCGCGATTCCTGAGGAAACAGGTGACGACGTGGGTCCTCTCCATATTCGACGCGTCGGTCCGGAGCGGCTTGAACTCCCGGTCCAAAAAGAGGCAGTGTCGCGGCCGCAGACCTACGCCTCGGTCGTGGTCTCGTTCGTCGCAGTCTCGTTCGTCTCGGTCCCGTTCGTCTCGGTCTCCGCTGTCGCAGTCGCCTCGGTGTCGTCGGTCGGTTGGTCGCCCGAGAGCGGTCCGACGCTCGACCGGACCTCGTTCAACTGGCTGACCGTCGGCGCGTTCACGATGGTGACCGTCGTCTCGTTCACGTCCACGTAGAAGGCGTCGGCGAAGCCCCCACGGTCGATGCGCCACACGTTCGGGGCGACTTCCTCGCCGCCCCAGTACCGGAGGACCTGCCTGTAGCCTTCGACGAACTGCGTGGCGTCCTGCGGGGAGTCCCACGCGAGTCGCCAGACGTACGCCCCCGCGCCGGACTCGTTCCGGTAGACGTGGAGGCGGTCACCGTCCCACCCGGTGGAGAACTGGGACTCGTAGTTCAGCGGGTCGAAGTCGCTGACGTTACCCGTCTCGTTCCGGTTGAACCACTGGGCGGGCGGAACCACGTTCGACTGGCCCTGACTGTGGTAGTACGGGTAGATGAACATCGCCATCAGCGCGGCCTCACCGAGTTGGCCGTAGCCCGGTCGGTCCGGCGGCCTGACGCGACTCCACGCCTCGGTGGTCTCGTCGTTCAGCGAGACGTTCGTCGGTTGGTCGATGCCGTACTTCTGCGGGTGGATGACCTGCTCCGTCGAGGCGGGCAGGTCGGCGTAGAGCGCGTTCACGGCGTCCCAGCCGCCGACCTCGTGGACCATCCGGACGAACGCCGGACCGTCGCTGTACGGCTGGTACTTCAGCAGGTAGACGCCGATGTTGGCCAGCGGCCCGGCGCTCCTGCGCGAGGGCGGTTCGAGGCAGTTCCACGCCTCCCCGCACAGTTCGTCGTAGAGTTGCTCGGTGAGTCTCGCGTCGCCCTCGACGATGCCGTTCCGGGCGTTCACTTGGTCGCGTAACTTCGCGGCGAACGGCTTGCCCGAGAGGTTGTACTGCTGGTCCTGCCACGCGTGCATTAACTCGTGGGCGAGCGTCAACTCGTCCATCCGGAGCGTCTCGGCGCTCTCGGCGATGACCACGATTCTATCGCCTCGCGGACTGTAGAACCCGAGGACGCCGGAGCCTCTGTTCCGTCTCTGAACCGCGATGGAGTCGGCCGACTCGTTGACGAGGAACAGCGCCTCGAACTTCCCGTTGTCGAACGCTCGGAGTCCATCCGAGACGTTCCGGCCTGCCTGCTGCTGGCGGTACTCCTCTCGACTCAGCAGTTCGACCGGCACGGACTGATTGAACTCGACGCACCGGACCGCCTCGACGCGCGCCATCGTCCGCGAGACGATGGTCTCGCGCTCCTCGCGCTGGACCCCGTCGTCCTGACTCACGTCGATGGACTCGTCGTACCAGTAGCCGTTCTCCCACCCTTTCACGTCCGACGCGGGGTCGAGCCGTTCTCCGGCGGCGTCGCCGCACACGACGCCACCGTCGCGTTCTGCGTTCCGCCGTCGTCCTGCGCGCTCGTCGCTCTGCTCTCTGTTACCCCGTTCCCCGTCGCTACGTTTGCTGTCGCCGTCGCGGCGTTTGCTGTTGGCGCGTTCGCCGTCGCAGCGCTCGCAGTCCTCTTCGACGTACTCGCACCCACCGTCGCTCCGGCGACACCCGACGCGAGGAGCAACAGTACCAGTAGCGTCGCTGTCGTTCCGTTACCGTGTGTTAGCATTCCCCCTGTCTCCCCCACCATTGACAGTGACCACCGCACCCGGCAAAAGACCACCGCTTGTGACACCGCCCTGAACGTTTTT
This portion of the Halorussus sp. MSC15.2 genome encodes:
- a CDS encoding NUDIX domain-containing protein — encoded protein: MERTHVVTCFLRNRGEVLLLRRSEAVGSYPGKWGGVAGHAEGDPDAGGRTASSEPSPADAREDAAAREEIAEETGLLDACTLARKGTAFEFEDEELGTRWVVHPYLFDCEHRDAETDWETDESEWVHPTEILRRDTVPNLWTAYSRVAPTVQQVAEDEDRGSASLSVRALEVLRDRAGSFAVQGNGGWSQLAALAERLLDARPSMAAVGNRVNRAMAAASDAADDEADDETAAMAVERAAREGIERAYRVDERAAANAAAEIRGGTVLTLSRSGTVFDALPAADRAFVAESRPAREGVGVAERLAADPEGPDVTLHTDAAVAHVLATENVDALLVGADAVLPDGRVVNKTGTRGAALAAEREGVPAYTVAASDKVRTDDAVHLEAGDARAVYDGDAEVEALNPTFDVTPADLLSGVITERGVLDESGVSAVADELRALSAWRDGE
- a CDS encoding Hvo_1808 family surface protein — encoded protein: MCGDAAGERLDPASDVKGWENGYWYDESIDVSQDDGVQREERETIVSRTMARVEAVRCVEFNQSVPVELLSREEYRQQQAGRNVSDGLRAFDNGKFEALFLVNESADSIAVQRRNRGSGVLGFYSPRGDRIVVIAESAETLRMDELTLAHELMHAWQDQQYNLSGKPFAAKLRDQVNARNGIVEGDARLTEQLYDELCGEAWNCLEPPSRRSAGPLANIGVYLLKYQPYSDGPAFVRMVHEVGGWDAVNALYADLPASTEQVIHPQKYGIDQPTNVSLNDETTEAWSRVRPPDRPGYGQLGEAALMAMFIYPYYHSQGQSNVVPPAQWFNRNETGNVSDFDPLNYESQFSTGWDGDRLHVYRNESGAGAYVWRLAWDSPQDATQFVEGYRQVLRYWGGEEVAPNVWRIDRGGFADAFYVDVNETTVTIVNAPTVSQLNEVRSSVGPLSGDQPTDDTEATATAETETNGTETNETATNETTTEA
- the ddh gene encoding D-2-hydroxyacid dehydrogenase — its product is MQVRRLGIHDSVSAVFPPERLRDALDDLGSEARRASDTSGEQSDPRVAVPVVGDDELGDCDAVVTFAYSDAFLDADLDWIHSIQAGYDRFPLDVLEERGVTLTNSTGIHDTSVGEFAVGLMLSFARRLHTYVRAQEDREWRHPAWDDPFTLDGERLCVVGLGTLGRGIAERADALGMDVVGVRRSGEPTPHTEAVYTPDDLHEAVADARFVALAVPLTDETTGMVGADEFAAMRDDAYLVNVARGPVVVQDELVAALRDGEIAGAGLDVFEEEPLPEDSPLWDFEEVLVTPHRAAAERDYFRHIAWLVRQNVERVESGDEMTNRVV
- a CDS encoding class I SAM-dependent methyltransferase, which translates into the protein MPVPPADLYDQYAADFDADTGLDALPETFRDLLDSFVESLDGPAVLDAGCGPGRDVEYFLTRGLDPVGIDLARGMVEYARENRPGRYLQMDVRRLGFESDRFDGLWCPASLFFVPPEEMETALSEFVRVLRPGGVARVGFKLGDGPVEVEKWDATTVEYHVSESEARGLLEAAGFRVESVSVDEVSPERTFANFRCREAGRS